A genomic region of Torulaspora delbrueckii CBS 1146 chromosome 7, complete genome contains the following coding sequences:
- the TDEL0G04800 gene encoding uncharacterized protein, with translation MIYNLMLNKKYGIVLTVGLIWVLVGVFFLHNRGKNASSGIWEETIDINGVLGPKFDVTKRIAYISGHIGTTTDFKYMAQHLLLENVDYYDSRDFFDYLSSRDGYRSIVIDGTVEEICSTHDAIFISDSLADGWPFIMDGKQPCKNVVFVTTNRFDCGVHEGDREVFYQDFNYSLNRNDEYRARVIANNRFEVPYMRSKGIDVPDYHPVIRPFGYTSVQAIEIDPNDVNAACLIIGRVPQDEILMNNLVDQHTTHKCKVVPYHYGGPKTLEKYESVVVHLPYQVSIMKMWENLAYGVLMLVPSPEFFTQICTENVCQQDHDAMEPKRVIGEEHWSEYLDFYLPGWGECFIQYNSWEELDNILTSKDYLKNVNTCRNKMEDLRELNLQLWKKLLTVLH, from the coding sequence ATGATCTATAATTTGATGCTAAACAAAAAATATGGTATTGTGCTAACGGTTGGCCTTATATGGGTCCTTGTAGGagttttcttccttcacAATCGTGGCAAAAATGCTTCTTCCGGGATTTGGGAAGAGACTATAGATATTAACGGTGTTCTGGGGCCGAAATTTGATGTTACAAAGAGAATTGCATACATATCGGGTCATATTGGAACCACAACTGATTTTAAATATATGGCTCAACATTTACTGTTGGAAAATGTGGACTACTATGATTCTAGAGATTTTTTTGATTACCTTTCTTCTCGGGATGGATATAGATCGATTGTGATTGATGGTACTGTCGAGGAGATTTGCTCAACTCATGATGCGATATTTATCTCGGATAGTCTTGCTGACGGTTGGCCGTTCATTATGGATGGGAAACAGCCTTGTAAGAATGTGGTCTTTGTCACGACGAATAGATTCGATTGCGGCGTGCACGAGGGTGACAGAGAAGTTTTCTATCAGGATTTCAATTATTCACTGAACAGAAATGATGAGTATCGTGCCAGGGTTATAGCTAATAACCGATTTGAAGTTCCCTACATGAGGAGTAAAGGCATTGATGTTCCGGACTATCATCCGGTAATCAGGCCGTTTGGGTATACTTCGGTTCAGGCTATTGAAATCGATCCTAATGATGTCAACGCCGCTTGCCTAATCATCGGTCGTGTTCCTCAGGATGagatattgatgaataaTCTTGTAGATCAGCATACCACGCATAAGTGTAAAGTGGTGCCTTATCACTATGGTGGAccaaagactttggaaAAATATGAGTCTGTCGTCGTACATTTGCCCTACCAGGTCTCCATTATGAAGATGTGGGAAAACTTGGCCTATGGGGTTTTGATGTTAGTTCCCTCGCCGGAGTTTTTCACTCAAATATGTACCGAAAATGTCTGCCAGCAGGATCATGACGCCATGGAGCCTAAAAGGGTCATTGGAGAGGAGCATTGGTCTGAATATTTGGATTTCTACCTACCAGGGTGGGGGGAATGTTTTATCCAATATAACAGTtgggaagaattggataaTATTCTGACTAGTAAGGATTACCTTAAGAATGTCAACACTTGCAGAAACAAGATGGAAGATCTGAGAGAGCTAAATCTGCAATTGTGGAAAAAACTACTCACGGTGCTTCACTAA